The Hymenobacter sp. 5317J-9 genome has a window encoding:
- a CDS encoding tetratricopeptide repeat protein, with amino-acid sequence MPDSLRRVLAVAPTSGAGRATALLRVAEAYLEPFDSAGVVLYAEAAERAARQAQQSVLVGRALDLRGNYYREAGDLPRALRLLQQAGPLLATASKASQANYRYHLGMVHGSLNQPARAFALYRDAYQLAGPDADLKAEIVNSRGILYARQNQLDSAAVNLFRAVRMHHRSGNQSSEAAALGNLALIYAQQKRWAQAAAYTRQGKALETALHDTVALATSWLNLGIVLMSRDSARAARNSIRLALHMQQRAHITGNEPISWNALAKAYERLNQPDSARYYYGKVLALRQRTGEPATLSVALKSLAGFYLRQGHWPQAEAYARRVLALPKQAVEANQVLDALNVLRQVAAHRRDFAAAYAWQTRAQALRDSLRALADTRITEEQRARYETDRAEARVRELTQRQQVVDLRRQQQLLGAGLTALLLLAAGAVVLQEYRRRQLRRELALRTRLSADLHDEVGALLTQISMQTDLLEAGVHAPAQQQAQLREVAATSRRAATQLQDVVWSFDARNDAGGRLLDRLRDHAYEVLQYGEATITFATDAASETQVLPVETRRALYLIFKEALTNIQKHAPSAAHIEVALRTAHQRLTLSIADDGPPTTAGPVRASGHGLRNLQARAEAVGGTCRAGFGAVPPQPGFGVVVEVPVD; translated from the coding sequence GTGCCCGACAGCTTGCGCCGCGTGTTGGCCGTGGCCCCCACGAGTGGCGCGGGCCGTGCCACTGCCTTGCTGCGCGTTGCCGAAGCCTATTTGGAACCTTTCGATTCGGCGGGCGTGGTGCTCTATGCCGAGGCGGCCGAGCGCGCGGCCCGCCAGGCGCAGCAGTCGGTGCTTGTGGGCCGGGCCCTGGACCTGCGCGGCAACTACTACCGCGAAGCCGGCGACCTGCCCCGCGCCCTGCGTCTGCTGCAGCAGGCCGGCCCGCTGCTGGCAACGGCATCCAAGGCCAGCCAGGCCAATTACCGCTACCACCTGGGCATGGTGCACGGCAGCCTCAACCAGCCGGCCCGGGCTTTTGCCCTCTACCGCGACGCCTACCAGCTGGCGGGCCCCGACGCCGACCTGAAGGCCGAAATCGTTAACTCGCGCGGTATCCTGTACGCGCGCCAAAACCAGCTCGATTCGGCCGCCGTCAACTTGTTTCGGGCCGTGCGCATGCACCATCGCAGCGGCAACCAAAGCTCGGAGGCCGCCGCGCTCGGCAACCTGGCGCTGATTTACGCCCAGCAAAAGCGTTGGGCCCAAGCCGCCGCTTACACCCGGCAGGGCAAGGCCCTGGAAACCGCGCTGCACGACACCGTGGCCCTGGCCACCTCGTGGCTAAACCTGGGCATCGTGCTGATGAGCCGCGACAGTGCCCGCGCCGCCCGCAACAGCATTCGGCTGGCCCTGCACATGCAGCAGCGCGCCCACATCACCGGCAACGAGCCCATTAGCTGGAACGCCTTGGCCAAGGCCTACGAGCGCCTCAACCAGCCCGATTCGGCCCGGTATTACTACGGCAAAGTACTGGCCCTGCGCCAGCGCACCGGCGAGCCCGCCACCCTCAGCGTGGCCCTGAAAAGCCTGGCCGGGTTTTACCTGCGCCAGGGCCACTGGCCGCAGGCCGAAGCCTACGCCCGCCGGGTTCTCGCTCTGCCCAAGCAGGCAGTGGAAGCCAACCAGGTGCTGGACGCCCTGAACGTGCTACGCCAGGTGGCCGCGCACCGCCGCGACTTCGCCGCCGCTTATGCCTGGCAAACCCGCGCCCAGGCCTTGCGCGACTCCCTGCGCGCCCTGGCCGACACCCGCATCACCGAAGAGCAGCGCGCCCGTTACGAAACCGACCGCGCCGAGGCGCGGGTGCGCGAGCTCACCCAGCGCCAGCAGGTGGTCGACCTGCGCCGCCAGCAGCAGCTGCTGGGGGCAGGGCTGACGGCCCTGCTGCTGCTGGCCGCGGGCGCCGTGGTGCTGCAGGAATACCGCCGTCGCCAGTTGCGCCGCGAGCTGGCCCTGCGCACGCGCCTCTCGGCCGATTTGCACGACGAAGTGGGCGCCCTGCTTACCCAGATTTCCATGCAAACCGATTTGCTCGAAGCCGGGGTGCACGCCCCCGCTCAGCAACAGGCCCAGCTGCGCGAAGTGGCCGCCACCAGCCGCCGGGCCGCCACTCAATTGCAGGACGTGGTCTGGAGCTTCGATGCCCGCAACGACGCCGGGGGCCGCCTGCTCGACCGCCTGCGCGACCACGCCTACGAGGTGCTGCAGTACGGCGAGGCCACCATCACCTTCGCCACCGACGCCGCCAGCGAAACCCAGGTGCTGCCCGTGGAAACCCGCCGCGCCCTCTACCTCATTTTTAAGGAGGCATTGACCAACATTCAGAAGCATGCCCCTTCGGCAGCACACATTGAGGTAGCGCTGCGCACGGCGCACCAACGCCTCACACTGTCCATTGCCGACGACGGCCCGCCCACGACCGCCGGCCCGGTGCGCGCATCGGGCCACGGCCTGCGCAACCTGCAGGCCCGCGCCGAAGCCGTGGGCGGCACCTGTCGCGCTGGCTTCGGCGCGGTGCCCCCCCAGCCGGGTTTCGGGGTGGTGGTGGAAGTGCCGGTGGACTAA
- a CDS encoding bestrophin family ion channel, translated as MIVYKSTDWVEALRHLRASDVIRLLLKRVLWVGLYAAVVTGLVVKYDRFNLNVDKEFFSFLGIMLSLLLAFRTNTAYDRFYEGRRLWGQLVNNCRNLAVLLHARLPAHDHATRTYLARLLSNFPIALDGHLRKGVRFEKLEEADAGFVERLQPFHHVPSRLSALLQESFERMLREEVLLPNHLITLQRHHEALLDVAGACERIKATPIPFSYSYFIKGFVTVFILIMPFNLLDTYEWLTVPITMLGAYALLGVEMIGDEIEDPFGKDSNDLPLTQISNRIRANVHEILGVELHEDVRTLADVPYSVVF; from the coding sequence ATGATTGTTTACAAATCGACCGATTGGGTGGAGGCGCTGCGCCACCTGCGTGCTTCCGACGTCATTCGCCTGCTGCTGAAGCGCGTGCTCTGGGTGGGCCTCTACGCGGCCGTGGTCACGGGGCTGGTGGTGAAATACGACCGGTTCAACTTGAATGTCGACAAGGAGTTTTTCTCGTTCCTGGGCATCATGCTCAGTTTGTTGCTGGCCTTCCGGACCAACACCGCCTACGACCGGTTTTACGAAGGCCGCCGCCTCTGGGGCCAGCTCGTGAACAACTGCCGCAACCTGGCCGTGCTGCTGCACGCCCGCCTGCCGGCCCACGACCACGCCACCCGCACCTACCTGGCCCGCCTGCTGTCCAACTTTCCCATTGCCCTCGACGGCCACCTGCGCAAGGGCGTGCGCTTCGAAAAGCTCGAAGAAGCCGACGCCGGTTTTGTGGAGCGGCTGCAGCCGTTTCACCACGTGCCTTCGCGCCTGTCCGCGCTGCTGCAGGAGTCGTTCGAGCGGATGCTACGCGAGGAGGTGCTGCTGCCCAACCACCTCATCACGCTGCAGCGCCACCACGAGGCCCTGCTCGACGTGGCCGGCGCCTGCGAGCGCATCAAGGCCACGCCCATTCCCTTCTCTTACAGCTACTTCATCAAGGGCTTTGTCACGGTGTTTATCCTCATCATGCCCTTCAACCTGCTCGATACCTACGAGTGGCTCACGGTGCCCATCACCATGCTGGGCGCCTACGCGCTGCTGGGTGTGGAAATGATTGGCGACGAAATCGAAGACCCTTTCGGCAAAGACAGCAACGACCTGCCGCTGACCCAGATTTCGAACCGTATTCGGGCCAACGTGCACGAAATACTGGGTGTGGAGCTGCACGAGGACGTGCGCACCCTGGCCGACGTGCCCTACAGCGTGGTGTTTTAA
- a CDS encoding response regulator transcription factor: MPVTLAIIEDVPAVRQALHTYLCAQPEFDCVLVVGSVEEFLAQAGALAAPPRLVLSDIGLPGKSGIEGVGLIRAQLPGTDVVLLTTPPGNPEWIFQGLCAGAVGYFLKNTPLADLKAGLLSVAEGGSSMSPAVARQVVRFFQPAAAPAQPLTPREQQVVQAIEEGLSYKLIAVRLSIGLDTVRGHIKNIYAKLHINSKGELLARNRRW; this comes from the coding sequence ATGCCCGTTACGCTTGCCATCATCGAAGACGTGCCCGCCGTGCGGCAGGCCCTGCACACCTACCTGTGCGCCCAACCCGAGTTCGACTGCGTGCTGGTCGTGGGCTCGGTAGAGGAATTTCTGGCGCAGGCCGGGGCGCTGGCCGCCCCGCCCCGGCTGGTACTTTCCGACATTGGCCTTCCGGGCAAGTCCGGCATCGAAGGCGTGGGGCTGATTCGGGCGCAGCTGCCGGGCACCGACGTGGTGCTGCTCACCACCCCGCCCGGCAACCCCGAGTGGATATTCCAAGGCCTCTGCGCGGGCGCGGTGGGCTATTTCCTGAAAAATACGCCGCTGGCCGACCTCAAAGCCGGGCTGCTTTCGGTGGCCGAAGGCGGCAGCAGCATGAGCCCGGCCGTGGCCCGGCAAGTGGTGCGGTTTTTTCAGCCGGCGGCGGCGCCCGCGCAGCCGCTCACCCCGCGCGAGCAGCAAGTGGTGCAAGCCATTGAGGAAGGGCTCAGCTACAAGCTCATTGCCGTCCGACTCAGCATTGGGCTCGACACAGTGCGCGGCCACATCAAGAATATCTACGCCAAGCTGCACATCAATTCCAAGGGCGAGCTGCTGGCCCGCAACCGCCGCTGGTAG
- a CDS encoding MFS transporter, with protein MSHSAIENRPPTPAPPAPTPHAETPPLSNALVWLMAVTCGLVVANIYYNQPLLAAIGRTFHKTDSGASLAATATQIGYTLGMLLVVPLGDMLERKRLMLLMLLGAAGAMAAAAFAPSFALLAAASVLIGLLSAVPQLLVPMAAHLAPEAERGRVVGRVMSGLLIGILLSRTVSGYVGLHLGWRAMFEIGAGLMVLLVALLAWQLPQDRPTFTGTYASLMKSLGTLVREQPALRRATLVGAFLFAAFSVFWTTLAFYLEGPRFHYGSDVAGFFGLIGAFGALAAPLAGKTADTKGSDYTIGLGIALALVAYAILGVGGGWVAGLVVGVILLDVGVQATHISNQSLIFSLVPEARSRLNTVYMTGYFTGGSLGSILGGLAWTHGGWPGVCGLGAALAGAAWLISRYYARS; from the coding sequence ATGTCCCACTCCGCTATCGAAAACCGACCACCCACACCGGCGCCACCGGCGCCCACTCCACACGCCGAAACGCCCCCGCTCAGCAACGCACTTGTCTGGCTGATGGCCGTGACCTGCGGCCTGGTGGTGGCCAACATCTACTACAACCAACCGCTGCTGGCCGCCATTGGCCGCACCTTCCACAAAACCGACAGCGGGGCCAGCCTGGCGGCCACCGCCACCCAGATTGGCTACACGCTGGGCATGCTGCTGGTGGTGCCCCTGGGCGACATGCTGGAGCGCAAGCGCCTGATGCTGCTCATGCTGCTGGGGGCGGCTGGGGCCATGGCAGCGGCGGCATTTGCGCCGTCGTTTGCCTTGCTGGCGGCGGCCAGCGTGCTCATCGGGCTGCTGTCGGCGGTGCCGCAGCTGCTGGTGCCCATGGCCGCCCACCTGGCTCCGGAGGCCGAGCGCGGCCGCGTGGTGGGCCGCGTGATGAGCGGCCTGCTCATCGGCATCCTGCTTTCGCGCACCGTGAGCGGCTACGTGGGCCTGCACCTGGGCTGGCGGGCCATGTTCGAAATCGGGGCCGGGCTGATGGTGCTGCTGGTGGCCCTGCTGGCCTGGCAGCTGCCGCAGGACCGGCCCACGTTCACGGGCACCTACGCCTCGCTGATGAAGTCGCTGGGCACGCTCGTGCGCGAGCAGCCGGCCTTGCGGCGGGCCACGCTGGTGGGCGCGTTTTTGTTTGCGGCCTTCAGCGTGTTCTGGACCACGCTGGCGTTCTACCTCGAAGGCCCGCGCTTCCACTACGGCTCCGACGTGGCCGGTTTCTTTGGGCTGATTGGAGCATTTGGCGCTTTGGCCGCGCCGCTGGCCGGCAAAACGGCCGATACCAAAGGTTCGGACTACACCATTGGGCTGGGCATTGCGCTGGCACTGGTGGCCTACGCCATCCTGGGCGTGGGCGGTGGTTGGGTGGCCGGGCTGGTGGTGGGCGTCATCCTGCTCGACGTGGGCGTGCAGGCCACGCACATCTCCAACCAGTCGCTCATCTTCTCGCTGGTGCCCGAGGCCCGCAGCCGCCTCAACACCGTGTACATGACCGGCTACTTCACCGGCGGCTCGCTGGGCTCCATTCTGGGCGGGCTGGCCTGGACGCACGGCGGCTGGCCGGGGGTGTGCGGGCTAGGCGCGGCCCTGGCCGGCGCGGCCTGGCTGATTAGCCGGTACTACGCGCGAAGCTGA
- a CDS encoding GreA/GreB family elongation factor: protein MSRGFVKEDDAQTPPIIPPRAALPPGTPNYVTPRGLELLRAELAALEAERAQAEANRDNDTDRTHQLSLYNGRIALLTERLGSAKVVDPAGQPPKEVRFGAAVTLRTVSGGKVGFERRFTIVGVDEADIAEGKVAFVAPIARAVLGAKLKKPVTLKLGPNEEVVEVAAIAYA, encoded by the coding sequence ATGAGCCGAGGTTTTGTTAAGGAAGACGACGCGCAGACGCCGCCCATCATTCCGCCCCGCGCGGCGCTGCCGCCGGGCACGCCCAACTACGTGACGCCCCGCGGGCTGGAGCTGCTGCGCGCCGAGCTCGCGGCCCTCGAAGCCGAGCGCGCCCAGGCCGAAGCCAACCGCGACAACGACACCGACCGCACCCACCAACTCTCGCTCTACAACGGCCGCATTGCCCTGCTCACCGAGCGCCTGGGCAGCGCCAAAGTGGTGGACCCCGCCGGCCAGCCGCCCAAGGAGGTGCGTTTCGGCGCCGCCGTGACGCTGCGAACCGTGAGCGGTGGGAAGGTGGGTTTCGAGCGCAGGTTCACCATCGTAGGCGTCGACGAGGCCGATATCGCCGAAGGCAAAGTAGCTTTTGTAGCCCCCATAGCGCGGGCCGTACTAGGTGCGAAGCTCAAAAAGCCCGTGACGCTGAAGCTGGGCCCCAACGAGGAGGTGGTGGAAGTAGCCGCGATAGCCTACGCTTAG